The Pyrus communis chromosome 2, drPyrComm1.1, whole genome shotgun sequence genome includes a window with the following:
- the LOC137725293 gene encoding uncharacterized protein, whose translation MKYVLVTGGVVSGLGKGVTASSIGLLLQACGLRVTSIKIDPYLNTDAGTMSPFEHGEVFVLDDGGEVDLDLGNYERFLDLTLTRDNNITTGKIYQSVIDKERKGDYLGKTVQVVPHITDAIQEWIERVAMVPVDGKEGPADVCVIELGGTIGDIESMPFIEALGQFSYRVGRENFCLIHVSLVPVLNVVGEQKTKPTQHSVRVLRGQGLTPNILACRSTKPLEENVKAKLAQFCHVPAENIVTLYDVPNIWHIPLLLRDQKAHEAILKGFNLLGVAREPNLKEWTTRTEISANLHDPVRIAMVGKYTGLSDAYLSVLKALLHASVSCRRKLVVDWVAAGDLEDVTAEEAPEAYKAAWDLLKGADGVLVPGGFGDRGVQGKILAAKYARENKVPYLGICLGMQIAVIEYARSVLGMADANSTEFDSETTSPCVIFMPEGSKTHMGGTMRLGSRRTYFKVNDCKSAKLYGNVASVDERHRHRYEVNPDMISQLENAGLSFVGRDETGRRMEIVELPTHPYFVGVQFHPEFKSRPGKPSALFLGLISAACRQPNTIPQNNGHLPKPVANGTSNGHVTVKPHQNGHAFKPSNGSLNGVYSNCNGVHF comes from the exons ATGAAGTACGTGTTGGTGACGGGTGGTGTTGTTAGTGGACTCGGCAAAGGGGTCACAGCCAGTAGTATCGGATTGCTCCTCCAAGCCTGCGGCCTTCGTGTTACATCCATCAAAATTG ATCCTTACTTAAACACGGATGCAGGGACAATGTCTCCTTTTGAGCATGGGGAGGTGTTTGTCTTAGATGATGGCGGCGAG GTGGACCTTGACCTAGGAAACTATGAGCGGTTTCTAGATCTGACTTTGACCCGAGACAACAATATCACGACTGGAAAAATTTATCAG TCTGTTATTGACAAGGAGCGAAAGGGAGATTATCTTGGAAAGACTGTCCAG GTTGTTCCACACATTACAGATGCCATCCAAGAGTGGATTGAGCGTGTGGCAATGGTACCTGTGGATGGGAAAGAAGGTCCAGCTGATGTTTGTGTCATTGAATTGGGTGGAACTATAG GGGATATCGAATCAATGCCTTTTATTGAGGCCCTTGGCCAGTTTTCATATCGTGTAG GACGTGAAAATTTCTGCTTGATTCATGTCAGTCTTGTGCCAGTTCTCAATGTTGTTGGTGAGCAG AAAACAAAGCCTACACAGCACAGTGTTCGGGTACTCCGAGGACAGGGTTTGACACCTAATATTCTAGCTTGTAGGAGTACAAAG CCACTTGAGGAGAACGTTAAAGCAAAACTCGCTCAATTTTGCCATGTGCCG GCTGAAAATATTGTAACTCTTTATGATGTTCCAAACATTTGGCACATCCCTTTGCTTTTAAGA GACCAGAAGGCACACGAAGCAATCTTGAAAGGATTCAACCTTCTTGG TGTTGCTAGAGAGCCAAATTTGAAGGAATGGACAACCAGGACAGAAATTTCTGCTAATTTACATGATCCT GTCAGAATTGCAATGGTTGGAAAATACACAGGTCTTTCAGATGCTTACCTCTCTGTTTTAAAG GCTCTTTTGCACGCTTCTGTTTCTTGCCGCCGCAAACTTGTTGTAGATTGGGTTGCAGCAGGTGACCTTGAAGATGTTACTGCTGAAGAG GCCCCTGAGGCTTACAAGGCTGCATGGGATCTTTTGAAG GGTGCTGATGGTGTTCTAGTTCCAGGAGGGTTTGGAGATAGAGGAGTGCAAGGGAAAATTCTTGCGGCCAAGTATGCTCGCGAAAACAAAGTTCCATACCTTGGCATATGCCTGGGAATGCAAATTGCTGTCATTGAGTATGCACGATCTGTTCTTGGTATGGCTGATGCTAACAGCACAGAATTTGATTCCGAAACTACAAGTCCTTGTGTCATATTTATGCCAGAG GGTTCAAAAACTCATATGGGAGGAACTATGCGTCTGGGGTCTAGGAGGACTTACTTCAAGGTTAATGactgcaaatctgcaaaact GTACGGTAATGTGGCATCTGTTGATGAACGACACCGACATAGATATGAG GTCAATCCTGATATGATATCGCAACTTGAAAATGCTGGTTTATCATTTGTTGGAAGAGATGAAACTGGTCGGCGCATGGAG ATTGTTGagctccctacacatccatactttGTTGGCGTTCAGTTCCATCCTGAATTTAAGTCAAGGCCTGGGAAACCTTCTGCTCTGTTCTTAG GACTAATATCAGCAGCATGCAGGCAACCGAATACAATCCCACAAAACAATGGCCATCTACCAAAGCCAGTTGCAAATGGGACGAGTAATGGACATGTGACAGTGAAACCCCACCAAAACGGACACGCTTTCAAGCCATCCAATGGCTCCCTAAATGGTGTGTATAGCAACTGTAATGGCGTCCACTTTTGA
- the LOC137722514 gene encoding protein SOMBRERO-like, whose product MMAAGNGQLTVPPGFRFHPTDEELLYYYLRKKVSYEAIDLDVIREVDLNKLEPWDLKEKCRIGSGPQNEWYFFSHKDKKYPTGTRTNRATTAGFWKATGRDKAIHLPNSKRIGMRKTLVFYTGRAPHGQKTDWIMHEYRLEDDNTNADQVQQEDGWVVCRVFKKNHNRGYLPEFAHQDHREHDHFTNMKANGSHVPILLDHYDHHQQKQNHHHLEGLYNYPSSFDHAGSMHLPQLFSPESAVAASSFVSPHNINLNTMDIECSQNLLRLTSTAAAAAAAASGSCGLMQQQERSFISGGDWSFLDKLLASHQNLDVNHSASQTAKCNPSSSTQQLSNSHDHDHVGTSSSTQQRFPFQYLGCATDILKFSK is encoded by the exons atgaTGGCTGCAGGAAATGGACAACTGACGGTTCCTCCAGGGTTCCGTTTCCATCCGACAGATGAGGAGCTTCTCTACTATTACCTTCGGAAGAAGGTGTCTTATGAAGCCATCGATCTTGATGTTATTAGGGAGGTGGATCTCAACAAACTCGAACCCTGGGACCTcaaag AGAAATGCAGAATAGGGTCAGGGCCTCAGAATGAGTGGTACTTCTTCAGCCACAAGGATAAGAAATATCCAACAGGAACTCGTACAAACCGCGCAACCACAGCTGGGTTTTGGAAGGCAACTGGGAGAGACAAAGCCATCCACCTCCCCAACTCCAAGAGGATTGGCATGAGGAAAACCTTAGTCTTTTACACTGGGCGCGCTCCCCATGGCCAAAAGACCGACTGGATCATGCACGAGTATCGCCTCGAAGATGACAACACTAATGCTGATCAAGTTCAG CAGGAAGATGGGTGGGTGGTATGTAGGGTTTTCAAGAAGAATCACAACAGAGGTTATCTACCAGAATTTGCTCATCAAGATCATCGAGAGCATGATCACTTCACGAACATGAAGGCAAATGGTTCTCATGTTCCGATACTACTAGATCATTACGATCATCATCAGCAAAAACAAAATCACCATCATCTGGAAGGACTATATAATTATCCTAGTAGCTTTGATCACGCTGGATCCATGCACCTCCCACAGTTGTTCAGTCCAGAGTCGGCTGTCGCTGCTTCATCTTTTGTGTCACCTCACAATATCAACTTGAACACCATGGACATTGAGTGTTCCCAAAACCTGTTGCGGCTAACATCCACTGCCGCGGCCGCAGCTGCAGCAGCATCTGGTAGTTGTGGTCTCATGCAACAGCAGGAGAGGTCCTTCATTAGTGGTGGTGATTGGTCATTCTTGGACAAGCTCCTTGCATCTCATCAGAACCTCGATGTTAATCACTCAGCGTCGCAAACGGCCAAGTGCAACCCTTCTTCATCGACTCAACAACTTAGTAACTCTCATGATCATGATCATGTGGGTACTTCATCATCAACGCAGCAGAGATTCCCATTTCAATACCTTGGGTGCGCAACTGACATCTTAAAGTTTTCCaagtag